Proteins found in one Pseudoxanthomonas sp. SL93 genomic segment:
- the phaE gene encoding class III poly(R)-hydroxyalkanoic acid synthase subunit PhaE — MANFAPQWPGDFESVARQYWNLWGDALRQAGGVAAPTPTPGWQQAVDWWSQLMPGGTGQVHDVLGRFQRQASDWFGQMQQVAAQFAGRDQAPADIASAWREALGMNAQQPTHNPFADIFRAMQGSGAHGLDGWMEQARPYIDAMQRENARWMHLPTFGLSREQQERWQQLAQAQQDYQHQVGEYDRLMLKVAQQAFERFEQKLVARSAPGQQLESARALFDLWIDAAEEAYAQVALSPEFRTVYGALANAQMRLRLAVQREVEQVCALFGMPTRTEVDAAHRKIVELERALRRIRQATPQQAAAPRAPVKRAEAAPEAAPAQAPIAEKKPRRALRRATPPVAKRAVPATKTRKAAPAKRKAVPARVARAAAAKPATRQDKRTMDAPAKAPGNRKADVEAPVAGKGVKKVAAKKTAARKTTVPKTSAKKAPAANTAVKRAARTGIAPARTAKATGKVAKPSGSVVSMKDWVARNAAAAEPASTLPKQGGKKQSKRGSRK; from the coding sequence ATGGCGAACTTTGCACCACAGTGGCCGGGCGACTTCGAGTCGGTGGCCAGGCAGTACTGGAACCTCTGGGGCGACGCCCTGCGGCAGGCGGGCGGCGTTGCGGCGCCCACCCCGACACCGGGCTGGCAGCAGGCGGTGGACTGGTGGTCGCAGCTGATGCCCGGTGGCACGGGCCAGGTGCATGACGTGCTCGGGCGCTTCCAGCGACAGGCCAGCGACTGGTTCGGGCAGATGCAGCAGGTGGCCGCACAGTTCGCCGGCCGCGACCAGGCACCGGCCGATATCGCCAGCGCCTGGCGCGAGGCGCTGGGCATGAACGCCCAGCAGCCCACGCACAATCCGTTCGCCGACATCTTCCGCGCCATGCAGGGCAGCGGCGCGCATGGCCTGGATGGCTGGATGGAACAGGCCCGCCCGTACATCGATGCCATGCAGCGCGAGAACGCGCGCTGGATGCACCTGCCCACGTTCGGCCTGTCGCGCGAGCAGCAGGAGCGCTGGCAGCAGTTGGCGCAGGCGCAGCAGGACTACCAGCACCAGGTGGGCGAGTACGACCGCCTGATGCTGAAGGTGGCACAGCAGGCGTTCGAGCGCTTCGAACAGAAGCTGGTGGCGCGCAGTGCGCCGGGGCAGCAGCTGGAAAGCGCCCGCGCGCTGTTCGACCTGTGGATCGACGCCGCCGAGGAAGCCTACGCCCAGGTCGCGCTGTCGCCCGAGTTCCGCACGGTCTACGGCGCGCTCGCCAACGCCCAGATGCGCCTGCGCCTGGCGGTGCAACGCGAAGTCGAGCAGGTCTGCGCCCTGTTCGGCATGCCCACCCGCACCGAAGTCGATGCCGCGCATCGCAAGATCGTCGAACTCGAACGCGCCCTGCGCAGGATCCGGCAGGCGACGCCGCAGCAGGCTGCCGCGCCTCGTGCGCCGGTGAAGCGGGCGGAGGCGGCACCCGAGGCCGCGCCGGCGCAGGCGCCCATCGCGGAGAAGAAGCCAAGGCGTGCCCTCCGTCGTGCCACGCCACCGGTCGCGAAGAGGGCCGTTCCCGCCACGAAAACACGCAAGGCAGCGCCCGCGAAGCGGAAGGCCGTGCCGGCACGCGTGGCGCGCGCCGCCGCGGCCAAGCCGGCCACCCGCCAGGACAAGCGCACGATGGACGCGCCGGCCAAGGCGCCCGGCAACAGGAAGGCCGACGTCGAAGCACCCGTGGCAGGCAAGGGCGTGAAGAAGGTGGCGGCGAAGAAAACCGCTGCACGCAAAACGACCGTGCCAAAAACGTCGGCGAAGAAAGCACCCGCCGCCAATACGGCGGTGAAGCGTGCCGCGCGGACCGGCATCGCGCCAGCCAGGACGGCCAAGGCCACCGGCAAGGTCGCCAAGCCCTCGGGGTCCGTCGTATCGATGAAGGACTGGGTGGCGCGCAACGCGGCCGCCGCGGAACCCGCCTCCACCCTGCCAAAGCAAGGTGGCAAGAAGCAATCCAAGCGGGGTAGCCGCAAGTGA
- a CDS encoding PA2169 family four-helix-bundle protein translates to MNNQTKIQHSLNDLIEIARDGKDFYTEAASKVKDAELSALFTRIVGIKGDIVTRLSAVVAAAGGDPAKHGTMVGTMQQFYGKVRAALGDTEYGYVAELEESEDRLLKAFNETLTDNDTPAAARAEVERLLPQVRECHNVMRDRKRALKLAS, encoded by the coding sequence ATGAACAACCAGACCAAGATCCAGCACAGCCTCAACGACCTCATCGAGATCGCCCGCGACGGCAAGGACTTCTATACCGAAGCCGCCAGCAAGGTGAAAGACGCCGAACTGTCCGCGCTGTTCACCCGTATTGTCGGCATCAAGGGCGACATCGTGACCCGCCTGAGCGCGGTCGTGGCCGCCGCCGGCGGTGATCCCGCCAAGCACGGCACCATGGTCGGCACCATGCAGCAGTTCTACGGCAAGGTGCGCGCCGCACTGGGCGACACCGAATACGGTTACGTGGCCGAGCTCGAGGAATCCGAGGACCGCCTGCTGAAGGCATTCAACGAAACCCTGACCGACAACGACACGCCCGCCGCCGCGCGTGCGGAGGTCGAGCGCCTGTTGCCGCAGGTGCGCGAGTGCCACAACGTGATGCGCGACCGCAAGCGCGCCCTCAAACTCGCCAGCTGA
- a CDS encoding YciI family protein, with protein sequence MRFLSMIRVNENTGQVPSEQLMADMGRLIEEMTANGTLLDTAGLLPTAHGARVRLRQGALSVTDGPFTETKEVIGGYAIIQAGSLDEAIALAKRFLRVHGDEWDLECEVRQIEDALTCATPTP encoded by the coding sequence ATGCGGTTTCTTTCGATGATCCGGGTCAACGAGAACACGGGCCAGGTGCCCAGCGAGCAACTGATGGCCGACATGGGCCGGTTGATCGAGGAAATGACGGCCAACGGCACGCTGCTGGACACCGCCGGCCTGCTGCCCACCGCCCACGGCGCCCGCGTGCGCCTGCGGCAGGGCGCGCTGTCGGTGACCGACGGCCCCTTCACCGAAACCAAGGAAGTGATCGGCGGTTACGCCATCATCCAGGCCGGCTCGCTGGACGAGGCCATCGCCCTGGCCAAGCGCTTCCTGCGTGTGCACGGCGATGAGTGGGACCTGGAATGCGAAGTGCGGCAGATCGAAGACGCACTGACCTGCGCCACACCCACGCCCTGA
- a CDS encoding PspC domain-containing protein, giving the protein MSTAPAPFARSLNDRMIAGVMGGIARRYGWSSTLLRIIFVIVSIASAAFPGILVYLILWLLMPNEQN; this is encoded by the coding sequence ATGAGTACCGCACCCGCACCGTTCGCGCGTTCGTTGAATGACCGGATGATCGCCGGCGTCATGGGCGGCATCGCCCGCCGTTACGGCTGGAGTTCCACGCTGTTGCGCATCATCTTCGTGATCGTCTCGATCGCGTCGGCCGCGTTCCCCGGCATCCTGGTCTATCTGATCCTCTGGCTGTTGATGCCCAACGAACAGAACTGA
- a CDS encoding class III poly(R)-hydroxyalkanoic acid synthase subunit PhaC: MNGPLNLTPDALALEAMTLQQKLSAGLHTLPEVEDVHYGATHKQEVWRDGKTVLYRFIGEKAPTAKVPLLIVYALVNRPYMVDLQEDRSLVKGLLAQGEDVYIIDWGYPDRSDRFLELDDYINRFIDGAVDHLREASGRDAVNVLGICQGGAFSLCYAALHPEKVKNLITMVTPVDFHTPDNMLSHWTRELDVDLFVDALGNVPADTMNACYLMLKPFRLNLQKYVGLVDILDDKRAIEDFLRMEKWIFDSPDLAGEAFRQFIKQFYQGNGFINGGISIGGESVDLGFVDMPVLNIYAEQDHLVPPDASRALKDVAGTKDYTELSFKGGHIGIYVSSRAQREVPSAIHHWLAKRAN; the protein is encoded by the coding sequence GTGAACGGACCGCTCAACCTGACACCCGATGCGTTGGCGCTGGAGGCGATGACGCTGCAGCAGAAGCTCTCTGCAGGCCTGCACACGTTGCCCGAGGTGGAGGACGTGCACTATGGCGCCACCCACAAGCAGGAGGTGTGGCGCGACGGCAAGACCGTGCTGTACCGCTTCATCGGCGAGAAGGCGCCGACCGCGAAGGTGCCCCTGCTGATCGTCTACGCGCTGGTCAACCGGCCCTACATGGTGGACCTGCAGGAAGACCGCTCGCTGGTGAAAGGCCTGCTGGCGCAGGGCGAGGATGTCTACATCATCGACTGGGGCTACCCGGACCGCTCGGACCGCTTCCTGGAACTGGACGACTACATCAACCGGTTCATCGATGGGGCCGTTGATCACCTGCGCGAGGCCAGCGGCCGCGACGCGGTCAACGTGCTGGGCATCTGCCAGGGCGGCGCGTTCTCGCTGTGCTATGCCGCGCTGCACCCGGAGAAGGTGAAGAACCTGATCACCATGGTCACGCCGGTGGATTTCCATACGCCGGACAACATGCTGTCGCACTGGACGCGCGAACTGGACGTGGACCTGTTCGTCGATGCGCTGGGCAACGTACCGGCCGACACCATGAATGCGTGCTACCTGATGCTGAAGCCGTTCCGGCTGAACCTGCAGAAGTACGTCGGGCTGGTGGACATCCTGGACGACAAGCGCGCCATCGAGGACTTCCTGCGGATGGAGAAGTGGATCTTCGACTCGCCGGACCTGGCGGGCGAGGCGTTCCGCCAGTTCATCAAGCAGTTCTACCAGGGCAACGGGTTCATCAACGGCGGCATCAGCATCGGCGGCGAAAGCGTCGACCTGGGGTTCGTCGACATGCCGGTGCTGAACATCTATGCCGAGCAGGACCATCTGGTGCCGCCGGATGCCTCGCGCGCGCTGAAGGACGTCGCCGGCACCAAGGATTACACCGAGCTGAGCTTCAAGGGTGGGCACATCGGCATCTACGTCTCCAGCCGTGCGCAACGCGAGGTCCCGTCGGCGATCCATCACTGGCTGGCCAAGCGCGCTAACTGA
- a CDS encoding DUF5329 domain-containing protein, translated as MKPGILSLVLAVSLLPQLAVAAPSPQARQEIQQLMDGLSTSQCEFQRNGTWHDRVEARKHLQRKYDYLLKKGLVDTAEQFIERAASKSSMSGRPYQVRCPGQPAMDAANWFRTRLAALRGSGAPGR; from the coding sequence ATGAAGCCCGGAATCCTTTCCCTTGTGCTCGCGGTGTCGCTGCTGCCGCAGCTCGCCGTGGCCGCGCCATCGCCGCAGGCACGGCAGGAAATCCAGCAGCTGATGGACGGTCTCTCCACTTCGCAGTGCGAGTTCCAGCGCAACGGTACCTGGCACGACCGGGTCGAGGCACGCAAGCACCTGCAACGCAAATACGATTATCTGCTGAAGAAGGGACTGGTGGACACGGCCGAGCAGTTCATCGAGCGAGCCGCCAGCAAGAGCAGCATGAGTGGCCGTCCCTACCAGGTGCGTTGTCCCGGACAGCCCGCCATGGACGCGGCCAACTGGTTCCGCACGCGCCTTGCCGCGCTGCGTGGTTCAGGTGCACCCGGGCGCTGA
- a CDS encoding nuclear transport factor 2 family protein, translating to MLTPLSLVFAAAAAASPATPADDAATLAAIEATCFDYVDGQLEGDPQRVARALHPDLAKRAVIGDTPYERLGLRRMSKDELVELTRQGALKTPKAQWNRSCRVLDITADTAAVRLETPWFVDHFHMGRFDGKWIIVNALWHSKPR from the coding sequence ATGCTGACCCCGCTTTCCCTCGTGTTCGCGGCCGCCGCCGCGGCAAGCCCCGCCACGCCCGCAGACGATGCGGCCACCCTGGCCGCCATCGAGGCCACCTGTTTCGACTATGTCGACGGCCAGCTCGAAGGCGATCCGCAACGCGTCGCCCGCGCGCTGCATCCGGACCTGGCCAAGCGCGCCGTCATCGGCGATACGCCCTACGAACGCCTCGGACTTCGTCGCATGTCGAAGGACGAACTGGTCGAACTTACCCGACAGGGGGCGCTGAAGACGCCGAAGGCGCAGTGGAACCGCAGCTGCCGCGTGCTCGACATCACCGCCGACACCGCTGCGGTCAGGCTGGAAACGCCTTGGTTCGTCGATCATTTCCACATGGGCCGGTTCGACGGCAAGTGGATCATCGTGAACGCGCTCTGGCACAGCAAGCCGCGTTGA
- a CDS encoding FAD-dependent oxidoreductase: MDLKSGYPYWAVKNGLMQAFPQLEEDRRCDVAIIGGGITGALIANELATHGFDVVVLEQRDVGWGSSSASTALLQYEIDTHMVDLARQYGEADAALAYLACADAIDQLREVAAPWRDVEFARNQSLYYASRARHVRALKEEGELRARHGLQVELLERDTLLDQYGLDAPAALLSQQAARVDPYRLAHRLLQRLQRDGAGIFDRTRVEDIRATSRGVTLRTSQGQTVRAGHLVMAAGYASQQWLKKRVARNRSSYAFISDPMDADALGFLEDTLLWESARPYLYMRSTSDRRLLVGGEDDTVDIPARRDARVEKKAATLMKKLQRLFPDMVLTPAFSWAGTFAETEDGLPFFGPHPQWGPRVHFAMAYGGNGITYSMLGAGLLRALMERRKHKLWPLFSFQRLER; the protein is encoded by the coding sequence ATGGATCTGAAAAGCGGTTATCCCTACTGGGCGGTGAAGAACGGCCTGATGCAGGCCTTCCCGCAACTGGAGGAAGACCGCCGCTGTGACGTCGCCATCATCGGCGGCGGCATCACCGGTGCGCTGATCGCCAACGAGCTGGCGACGCATGGCTTCGATGTCGTGGTACTGGAGCAGCGCGACGTGGGCTGGGGCAGCAGTTCCGCCAGCACGGCCCTGCTGCAGTACGAGATCGACACGCACATGGTCGATCTGGCCAGACAGTACGGCGAGGCCGACGCCGCCCTCGCCTACCTCGCCTGCGCGGACGCCATCGACCAGCTGCGCGAGGTCGCGGCGCCGTGGCGCGACGTGGAATTCGCACGCAACCAGAGCCTGTACTACGCCAGCCGGGCGCGGCACGTGCGCGCACTGAAGGAAGAAGGCGAACTGCGTGCCCGGCACGGCCTGCAGGTGGAGCTGCTGGAACGCGACACCCTGCTGGATCAATACGGATTGGACGCGCCGGCGGCGCTGCTGAGCCAGCAGGCCGCGCGCGTGGACCCCTACCGGTTGGCGCATCGCCTGCTGCAGCGGCTGCAGCGCGACGGCGCCGGCATCTTCGACCGCACGCGGGTGGAAGACATCCGGGCCACGTCGCGCGGCGTCACCCTGCGCACGAGTCAGGGCCAGACCGTGCGCGCCGGCCACCTGGTGATGGCGGCGGGCTATGCAAGCCAGCAGTGGTTGAAGAAGAGGGTCGCCCGCAACCGCAGCAGCTACGCATTCATCAGCGATCCGATGGACGCCGATGCACTGGGTTTCCTGGAGGATACCCTGCTGTGGGAAAGCGCGCGCCCCTACCTGTACATGCGCAGCACCTCGGACCGACGGCTGCTGGTAGGCGGCGAGGACGACACCGTCGACATCCCCGCCCGTCGAGATGCCCGCGTGGAGAAGAAGGCCGCCACCCTGATGAAGAAACTGCAGCGCCTGTTCCCGGACATGGTGTTGACGCCCGCGTTCTCGTGGGCCGGCACCTTCGCCGAGACGGAAGACGGCCTGCCGTTCTTCGGGCCGCATCCGCAATGGGGGCCGCGCGTGCACTTCGCGATGGCCTACGGCGGCAATGGCATCACCTACAGCATGCTGGGCGCCGGCCTGCTGCGTGCGTTGATGGAACGCAGGAAGCACAAGCTGTGGCCGCTGTTCTCGTTCCAGCGCCTGGAGCGCTGA
- a CDS encoding transporter produces the protein MWKLTTIVAVAAACLPAHAQDSADELAKQLSNPVASLISVPLQYNADFNIGSEDGTKQLLNVQPVIPTSLSDDWNLITRVIVPVVHQDDVFGNSGSQFGLGDTTPTLFFSPKAPTSGGWIWGVGPVFLLPTATDDVLGAEKWGVGPSALALKQTPGGWTVGVLANHIWSVAGEDARADVSATFLQPFLARQLSGGRTLSFNLESSYDWKGDAWNVPVNIGYSKVTKWGGQMLSLAGGVRYYLETPGDGPDWGVRFTLTLLYPER, from the coding sequence ATGTGGAAGCTGACAACGATCGTTGCCGTCGCCGCGGCCTGCCTCCCCGCGCACGCACAGGACAGTGCCGACGAGCTGGCCAAGCAGCTCTCCAATCCGGTGGCCTCGCTGATCAGTGTGCCATTGCAGTACAACGCGGATTTCAACATCGGGAGCGAGGACGGCACGAAGCAGTTGCTCAACGTGCAACCCGTGATACCGACATCCCTTTCCGATGACTGGAACCTGATCACCCGCGTCATCGTGCCGGTCGTCCACCAGGACGACGTGTTCGGCAACTCCGGCAGCCAGTTCGGGCTCGGCGACACCACGCCCACGCTGTTCTTTTCACCGAAGGCGCCGACTTCCGGCGGCTGGATCTGGGGCGTCGGGCCGGTGTTCCTGCTGCCGACGGCCACCGACGACGTGCTGGGTGCCGAGAAGTGGGGTGTGGGGCCGAGCGCCCTGGCCCTGAAACAGACCCCGGGTGGCTGGACGGTCGGGGTTCTGGCCAACCATATCTGGTCGGTCGCCGGCGAAGACGCGCGGGCGGACGTCAGCGCTACGTTCCTGCAACCGTTCCTGGCCAGACAGTTGAGCGGCGGCCGCACGCTGTCATTCAACCTGGAATCCAGTTACGACTGGAAGGGCGACGCCTGGAATGTTCCGGTCAACATCGGTTACTCGAAAGTAACGAAATGGGGCGGACAGATGCTGAGCCTTGCCGGGGGTGTGCGCTACTACCTTGAAACGCCCGGTGATGGCCCCGACTGGGGCGTGCGTTTCACGTTGACGCTCCTGTATCCCGAACGCTGA
- a CDS encoding host attachment family protein, producing MNRIPTDTLVVVADGEGARIFRNQGSEAAISLHQYDLLELMNMNDDGPAGSMPSESSGKQVDEATFAKQLAHGLNQGALTQQYQHLVLVADPGTLGRVRPLLHKEVMQRMVAEVGKTLTNSPLEDIERALQ from the coding sequence ATGAACAGGATTCCCACCGATACCCTCGTCGTCGTTGCCGACGGCGAGGGGGCGCGCATCTTCCGCAACCAAGGCAGCGAGGCGGCGATTTCGCTGCACCAGTACGATCTGCTGGAGCTGATGAACATGAATGACGACGGCCCGGCGGGCAGCATGCCCAGCGAGTCGTCCGGCAAGCAGGTCGATGAAGCCACCTTCGCCAAACAGCTGGCGCACGGCTTGAACCAGGGCGCGCTTACGCAGCAGTACCAGCATCTGGTACTGGTGGCAGACCCGGGCACATTGGGTCGCGTCCGTCCGCTGCTGCACAAGGAAGTCATGCAGCGCATGGTGGCCGAGGTCGGCAAGACCCTGACCAACTCGCCGCTGGAAGACATCGAGCGCGCGCTGCAGTAG
- a CDS encoding HD-GYP domain-containing protein, whose product MLQTIDVGALRPGMYVQKLLGPWMQHPFWRTAFLADAEKIATLQDSGVEQVVVDLSRSQDVDADEGEADVDGGEAAPDALAEADDPAGAPDPLSRRRAVIAADAGVSLASELARARRICEEGREAVEAMFREVRLGNGVDASGAMPLLDEITGSVNRHPTALVSVARLKDADSYTFLHSVAVSALMAMLARQLELPEDQVRDAALGGLLHDMGKAMLPLEVLNKPGKLTEAEFAIVRAHPVHGERLLREGGVTQPAVLHIARHHHEKVDGMGYPQQLRGDELPLLTRMSAICDVYDAISSNRPYKAGWDPAESLRRMASWKGHFDDDLLKAFVRSLGIYPIGALVRLSSDKLAVVVEQNPGTLLAPRVRAFYSARTRSHILIADIDLAASGGKERIVGVESPAQWGFRDLEKLWLP is encoded by the coding sequence ATGCTGCAAACCATCGATGTTGGCGCCCTGCGGCCCGGCATGTACGTGCAGAAGCTGCTGGGTCCGTGGATGCAGCATCCGTTCTGGCGCACCGCGTTCCTGGCCGATGCCGAGAAGATCGCCACGCTGCAGGACAGCGGGGTGGAGCAGGTGGTGGTCGACCTGTCGCGCAGCCAGGACGTGGATGCCGACGAGGGCGAAGCCGATGTGGACGGGGGCGAAGCCGCGCCGGACGCCCTCGCCGAGGCGGACGATCCGGCAGGCGCGCCGGACCCGCTGTCCCGCCGCCGCGCCGTCATCGCCGCGGATGCCGGGGTCAGCCTGGCGTCCGAACTGGCGCGCGCGCGGCGGATCTGCGAGGAAGGACGTGAAGCGGTCGAGGCGATGTTCCGCGAAGTGCGCCTCGGGAATGGCGTGGATGCCTCCGGGGCCATGCCGCTGCTCGACGAGATCACCGGTTCGGTCAATCGCCATCCCACCGCCCTGGTCAGCGTCGCACGGCTGAAGGACGCCGACAGCTACACCTTCCTGCATTCGGTGGCCGTCAGTGCCCTGATGGCCATGCTGGCGCGGCAGCTGGAACTGCCGGAGGATCAGGTACGTGACGCCGCACTCGGCGGCCTGCTGCACGACATGGGCAAGGCCATGCTGCCGCTGGAGGTGCTCAACAAGCCCGGCAAGCTGACCGAAGCGGAATTCGCCATCGTGCGCGCCCACCCCGTGCACGGCGAGCGCCTGCTGCGCGAAGGCGGCGTCACCCAGCCGGCGGTGCTGCACATCGCCCGCCACCACCACGAAAAGGTGGACGGCATGGGCTATCCGCAGCAGCTGCGTGGCGACGAACTGCCCCTGCTCACGCGCATGAGCGCGATCTGCGACGTCTATGACGCCATCAGCTCCAACCGGCCCTACAAGGCCGGCTGGGACCCGGCCGAATCGCTGCGCCGCATGGCCAGCTGGAAAGGCCACTTCGACGACGACCTGCTGAAGGCGTTCGTGCGCAGCCTGGGCATCTATCCGATCGGCGCGCTCGTGCGCCTGTCCAGCGACAAGCTGGCGGTGGTGGTGGAACAGAACCCCGGCACGCTGCTGGCGCCGCGCGTGCGCGCGTTCTATTCCGCCCGCACCCGCAGCCACATCCTCATCGCCGACATCGACCTGGCCGCCAGCGGCGGCAAGGAACGCATCGTCGGCGTCGAGTCCCCCGCGCAATGGGGATTCCGCGACCTGGAGAAGCTCTGGCTGCCCTGA
- a CDS encoding GFA family protein: MKQTFTGSCHCGAVRFECDLDLSVGTRRCNCSYCLKTRMWKAFALGDAFRLLQGQDMLSDYQADPSAWPPGHVHHYFCRHCGVRGFSKGYLELEPFNGWFHAINVATLDGMTDEQMAAIPVQYEDGRRGDWEHPPKAHGHL, encoded by the coding sequence ATGAAGCAGACCTTCACCGGCAGCTGCCATTGCGGCGCCGTGCGTTTCGAATGCGACCTGGACCTGTCCGTCGGCACGCGCCGCTGCAACTGCAGCTACTGCCTGAAGACGCGCATGTGGAAGGCGTTCGCACTGGGCGATGCCTTCCGCCTGCTACAGGGCCAGGACATGCTGTCCGACTACCAGGCGGACCCGTCAGCGTGGCCGCCGGGCCACGTGCACCACTACTTCTGCCGGCATTGCGGCGTGCGCGGCTTCAGCAAGGGCTATCTGGAGCTGGAGCCCTTCAACGGCTGGTTCCACGCCATCAATGTCGCCACGCTCGATGGCATGACCGACGAACAGATGGCGGCCATCCCCGTGCAGTACGAGGATGGCCGGCGGGGCGACTGGGAACACCCGCCGAAGGCCCACGGCCACCTGTGA
- a CDS encoding TetR/AcrR family transcriptional regulator: MSLPSDLVENVFSHAPSDVSPLRPRPHVDLCKRGEMRAEKFLDAATEVFAEKGYQHARLSEIVARAGGSLATLYRIFGDKEGLACAILERRMDMHIHLLRDLNLSEMPPDQALRRVAIRMAQVMARTDSQVIYRIVIGEGQSFPALRDWFFDHAVASIRSTLAEYFQQQVDAGRLQLPSPKAAAAQFYMSLFGDQIVRLAAGSTQMPDADQLEAQALAAVDLFLHGALPR; this comes from the coding sequence GTGAGTCTTCCGTCTGATCTTGTGGAAAACGTTTTCAGCCACGCCCCCAGCGACGTCAGCCCGCTGCGCCCGCGGCCGCACGTGGACCTGTGCAAGCGCGGCGAGATGCGTGCGGAAAAATTCCTGGACGCGGCCACCGAGGTTTTCGCCGAGAAGGGCTACCAGCATGCGCGCCTGAGCGAGATCGTGGCCCGGGCCGGCGGTTCGCTGGCCACGCTGTACCGCATCTTCGGCGACAAGGAAGGGCTGGCGTGCGCCATCCTGGAACGGCGGATGGACATGCACATCCACCTGCTGCGCGATCTCAACCTCAGCGAGATGCCGCCTGACCAGGCGCTGCGTCGCGTGGCCATCCGGATGGCACAGGTGATGGCGCGGACGGATTCGCAGGTGATCTACCGCATCGTGATCGGCGAGGGACAGTCGTTCCCCGCCCTGCGCGACTGGTTCTTCGACCATGCCGTCGCTTCCATCCGCAGCACGCTGGCGGAGTACTTCCAGCAGCAGGTGGATGCCGGCCGGCTGCAGCTGCCGTCACCGAAAGCGGCGGCGGCGCAGTTCTACATGAGCCTGTTCGGCGACCAGATCGTACGCCTGGCGGCCGGCAGCACGCAGATGCCCGATGCCGACCAGCTGGAAGCCCAGGCGCTGGCGGCGGTGGACCTGTTCCTGCACGGCGCCCTGCCCCGTTGA
- a CDS encoding GFA family protein, which produces MLKTYTGSCHCGAVRFQADIDLTRPTYRCNCSVCRRNRFWPAIVMPAGFRLLAGEGELVEYRFNSLRNSHHFCRTCGVRPFGIGNNVPGGERIYGVNLGCLENATPDELDAAPITYVDGAHDNWQQPPALTGYL; this is translated from the coding sequence ATGCTGAAGACCTATACCGGCAGCTGCCACTGCGGTGCCGTGCGCTTCCAGGCCGACATCGACCTGACCCGCCCGACCTACCGCTGCAACTGTTCGGTCTGCCGGCGCAACCGGTTCTGGCCGGCCATCGTGATGCCGGCGGGCTTCCGCCTGCTGGCAGGAGAAGGCGAACTGGTCGAGTACCGCTTCAACTCCCTGCGCAACTCGCACCACTTCTGCCGCACCTGCGGCGTGCGGCCGTTCGGGATCGGCAACAACGTTCCCGGCGGCGAGCGCATCTACGGCGTCAACCTGGGATGCCTGGAAAACGCCACGCCCGATGAACTGGACGCCGCCCCCATCACCTACGTGGACGGCGCGCACGACAACTGGCAGCAGCCGCCGGCGCTGACCGGCTACCTGTAA